One Pyrus communis chromosome 13, drPyrComm1.1, whole genome shotgun sequence genomic window carries:
- the LOC137712592 gene encoding microtubule-associated protein RP/EB family member 1A-like, translating to MASNIGIMDSAYFVGRNEILTWINNRLQLNLSRIEEAASGAVQCQMMDMTYPGVVPMHKVNFDAKTEYDMIQNYKVLQEVFNKLKIAKHLEVNRLVKGRPLDNLEFLQWLKRYCDSINGGIMNENYNPVERRSKGGKDRHPKGAQKISKSLQSSNLHNPGSGDTVGLNKTSGPKQGRPYAAAAGANSSEVQALSKEITDLKLSVDLLEKERDFYFAKLRDIEILCQTSELEDIPMSVAVKKILYAADAKESPLAEAQEYLYQTLNVGEAEDETEAEAESETETGH from the exons ATGGCTTCCAACATTGGGATAATGGACAGTGCTTACTTTGTTGGGAGAAATGAGATTTTGACGTGGATCAACAATCGCCTTCAGCTGAATCTCTCTCGCATTGAAGAG GCTGCATCTGGTGCTGTACAATGTCAAATGATGGATATGACCTATCCTGGTGTTGTTCCAATGCACAAG GTCAATTTTGATGCGAAAACAGAATATGATATGATCCAGAATTATAAGGTTCTACAGGAAGTAttcaacaaattaaaaattgcGAAG CATCTTGAAGTCAATAGGCTTGTTAAAGGCAGGCCTTTGGACAACTTGGAATTCTTGCAATGGCTGAAACGTTACTGTGATTCCATAAATGGTGGCATTATGAATGA AAACTATAACCCTGTGGAGCGAAGGAGTAAGGGTGGGAAGGATCGGCATCCCAAAGGTGCTCAGAAAATCTCAAAATCTCTGCAATCAAGCAATTTACATAACCCTGGCTCTGGAGATACAGTTGGTCTTAATAAGACCTCAG GACCAAAGCAAGGGAGACCTTATGCAGCTGCAGCCGGTGCTAATTCTTCAGAAGTTCAGGCTTTGTCCAAGGAG ATTACAGATCTCAAGCTCTCTGTGGACCTtttggaaaaagaaagggaCTTTTACTTTGCAAAATTAAGGGATATTGAAATTCTTTGTCAGACATCAGAGTTGGAGGATATCCCG ATGTCGGTGGCGGTAAAGAAGATATTGTACGCTGCTGATGCGAAAGAATCACCACTTGCTGAGGCCCAGGAGTACCTCTACCAAACGCTAAACGTCGGTGAAGCCGAAGATGAAACCGAAGCAGAAGCTGAATCCGAAACAGAAACCGGTCATTGA
- the LOC137712594 gene encoding HVA22-like protein a, which translates to MGSGAGSFLKVLLKNFDVLAGPVVSLVYPLYASIRAIETQSPTDDRQWLTYWILYSMITLIELTFAKVIEWIPIWSYAKLIATCWLVLPYTNGAAYVYEHYIRPFFLNPHKINIWYVPRKKADPDNILDAAEKYIAENGTEAFEKIIQRADNNQRSVGSVYHRGSVFDEDLRYYQEY; encoded by the exons ATGGGATCTGGCGCCGGCAGCTTCCTCAAAGTGCTTCTCAAGAACTTCGACGTTCTTGCTGG GCCTGTGGTTAGCCTTGTTTATCCGCT ATACGCATCGATTCGAGCGATAGAGACGCAGTCTCCGACCGACGATCGCCAATGGCTGACTTATTGGATTCTGTATTCCATGATTACTCTGATTGAACTCACCTTTGCCAAAGTCATTGAGtg GATTCCAATCTGGTCGTACGCTAAGCTGATTGCAACTTGTTGGTTGGTCCTCCCATACACAAATGGTGCTGCGTACGTTTATGAACATTATATCCGGCCTTTCTTTCTCAACCCGCATAAAATTAACATTTGGTATGTTCCGAGGAAGAAGGCTGACCCAGACAACATTTTAGATGCTGCGGAGAAATACATTGCAGAGAATGGGACTGAAGCTTTCGAGAAGATCATCCAAAGG GCTGATAACAACCAGAGGAGCGTGGGATCCGTCTATCATAGGGGATCTGTCTTTGATGAGGACCTTAGGTACTATCAAGAATATTAG
- the LOC137713034 gene encoding transcription factor PRE6-like, translated as MSSRRSSSSSSRTSKPSDDEIKELISKLQPLLPQLHHTRNAPVSASSILEETCSYIKRLHREVEDLSQRISQLLDSADISDVDEELIRRLLQH; from the exons ATGTCAAGCAgaagatcatcatcatcatcatcaagaaCTTCTAAACCCTCAGATGATGAGATTAAGGAGCTCATCTCAAAATTACAACCTCTTCTTCCTCAGCTTCATCATACGCGTAATGCTCCG GTATCGGCATCGAGCATTTTGGAAGAAACTTGCAGTTACATAAAGAGGCTGCATAGGGAGGTGGAAGATCTGAGCCAAAGAATATCTCAACTCCTGGATTCTGCAGACATCTCTGATGTTGATGAAGAGCTTATTAGAAGACTTTTGCAGCATtaa
- the LOC137713692 gene encoding transcription factor bHLH47-like produces the protein MIMGSPDPVPAADEGNVATEASVRRACPGIKKQGKIPKRIRKAERERRKREQFNELFLELADALELNEQNSGKASIVSEATRLLKDLCGQIECLQKENASLLSESNYMTLEKNELRDDNSALETQIEKLHSEIQERVAQSKPDLNAPPRAELRPEVPSHFTGNCISSPTQEPSLQQAPAVFVIPLCPDLQAYPLPDATHLTSNTTSHVSKPHARYPTSVDSWPSQLLGENTTAGKGFRQSGENDPSNM, from the exons ATGATCATGGGTTCACCGGATCCTGTGCCGGCAGCTGACGAGGGTAATGTGGCAACGGAGGCATCAGTGCGCCG GGCTTGTCCTGGAATAAAGAAACAGGGGAAAATTCCTAAGAGAATCCGCAAGGCTGAGAGGGAGAGACGGAAGCGTGAGCAGTTTAACGAGCTTTTTCTTGAGCTGGCTGATGCCCTCG AACTGAATGAGCAGAACAGTGGAAAGGCCTCTATAGTAAGTGAAGCTACTCGACTGTTAAAGGACTTGTGTGGTCAGATTGAATGCTTACAGAAGGAAAATGCATCCCTGTTGTCTGAATCGAACTAT ATGACTCTCGAGAAGAATGAGCTGAGAGACGATAACTCTGCCTTAGAAACTCAGATCGAGAAATTGCACAGTGAGATACAAGAGAGGGTGGCACAGTCTAAACCGGACCTGAATGCACCACCTCGCGCAGAATTGAGACCAGAAGTTCCCTCCCATTTTACCGGAAATTGCATCAGTTCGCCCACTCAAGAACCCAGCTTGCAGCAAGCACCTGCTGTCTTTGTTATACCCCTCTGCCCGGATCTCCAAGCTTATCCACTGCCGGATGCCACCCACCTCACATCTAACACCACCTCACATGTGAGCAAACCGCATGCTAGGTATCCAACCTCGGTGGATTCTTGGCCGTCCCAACTTCTCGGCGAGAATACAACCGCAGGCAAAGGATTTCGACAAAGTGGTGAAAACGACCCTAGTAATATGTAA